One window of the Lactococcus lactis genome contains the following:
- a CDS encoding MarR family winged helix-turn-helix transcriptional regulator encodes MANTIYSNLFRSISQKSMMTSSQMMKDLEVNHQQARVIAYIAENQDKGLIQKDLAEVFNRRGASITSMLQGLEKKGYIERRIPKENERQKNIYILPKGLKIINQINQIFEASEKKLIEPLTEKEQAEFLRLLEKIDDNL; translated from the coding sequence ATGGCTAATACAATCTATTCAAATTTATTTCGTTCTATTTCACAAAAATCAATGATGACCTCTAGTCAAATGATGAAAGATTTAGAAGTGAATCATCAACAAGCTAGAGTAATCGCATATATTGCAGAAAATCAAGATAAAGGTCTCATCCAAAAAGATTTAGCAGAAGTATTTAATAGACGAGGAGCAAGTATAACAAGTATGCTCCAAGGTTTGGAAAAAAAAGGATATATCGAAAGACGAATTCCTAAAGAGAATGAACGTCAAAAAAATATCTATATTTTGCCCAAAGGGCTAAAAATTATTAATCAGATTAATCAAATATTTGAAGCATCTGAAAAGAAATTGATTGAACCCTTGACCGAGAAAGAACAAGCTGAATTCTTGAGACTCTTAGAAAAAATCGATGACAATTTATAA
- a CDS encoding MerR family transcriptional regulator gives MTKYTIGDISRKLNVSNDAVRYYDKEGLLPFAKRNKAGRREFTDDDLGYIEVIDCLKKSGIPIKDIAQFIDWCMEGDSTLDERLDFMKTHEEQLEEKIKVLEMNLAFLRWKIWYYQTASEAGTESIHFIPGTTQVKPEIRDIFK, from the coding sequence ATGACAAAATATACAATTGGCGATATTTCACGTAAATTAAACGTTTCTAACGATGCTGTACGTTATTATGATAAGGAAGGTTTGCTCCCTTTTGCTAAAAGAAATAAAGCTGGTCGAAGAGAATTTACAGATGACGATCTTGGCTATATTGAAGTCATTGATTGTTTAAAAAAATCAGGCATACCCATAAAAGATATTGCTCAATTTATTGATTGGTGTATGGAGGGCGATTCAACACTTGATGAACGTTTAGATTTTATGAAAACACACGAAGAGCAATTAGAAGAAAAAATTAAAGTTTTAGAAATGAATTTGGCCTTTTTAAGATGGAAAATTTGGTACTATCAAACAGCATCAGAAGCAGGCACTGAAAGTATCCACTTTATTCCGGGAACAACACAAGTTAAACCAGAGATAAGAGATATTTTCAAATAA
- a CDS encoding SDR family oxidoreductase, whose translation MSKPLIVITGASSGFGAEIAKLFNADGFPMLLLGRRTDKIKALPLDFTNVLVESVDVTDKTSFENAITKAEEKYDKTDLLVNNAGVMLLGNVLNQNPAEWKQMMDTNVLGVLNGMQIVLPQMVERQGGTVINMSSLAGKKTFTNHAAYVASKFGVHGLSETIREEVSGKNVRISLVAPGAAETELLTHVTDESALNDYNLWKESMGGITLAPERVAQTVKFIYDMPQTVNIREIDIAATNQNA comes from the coding sequence ATGTCTAAACCACTTATTGTTATAACAGGAGCAAGTTCAGGATTTGGTGCTGAAATTGCAAAATTATTTAATGCTGATGGATTCCCAATGTTGCTTTTAGGTCGTCGTACAGATAAAATCAAAGCCTTGCCCCTTGATTTTACGAATGTCCTTGTGGAATCTGTAGATGTCACGGACAAAACATCATTTGAAAATGCAATTACTAAAGCTGAAGAAAAATATGACAAAACTGATCTTCTAGTCAATAATGCAGGTGTCATGTTATTAGGAAATGTTCTTAATCAAAATCCAGCAGAATGGAAACAAATGATGGATACTAATGTTTTGGGTGTCCTTAATGGAATGCAAATTGTTCTTCCACAAATGGTTGAACGCCAAGGAGGAACAGTAATTAACATGTCTTCTCTTGCTGGTAAAAAAACTTTTACCAATCACGCCGCTTATGTCGCTTCAAAATTTGGTGTTCATGGTTTAAGTGAAACTATCAGAGAGGAAGTTTCTGGTAAAAATGTTCGAATTTCACTTGTTGCACCTGGTGCTGCCGAAACAGAATTATTGACACATGTTACTGACGAAAGTGCCCTAAATGATTATAATCTTTGGAAAGAATCAATGGGTGGTATAACACTTGCTCCTGAAAGAGTGGCGCAAACCGTGAAATTCATTTATGATATGCCTCAAACGGTCAACATCAGAGAAATTGATATTGCTGCAACCAATCAAAATGCTTAA
- a CDS encoding ROK family protein, with product MSLLTIDIGGTSIKYARFADGKLGEEGAFGTPDNLDQFYQSLAAVVEQFKENSDVCGVAISSPGAVNKATGVIEGASALPYIHDFDIHAELEKRFGLPVSIENDANCAALAEVKFGAAKGLSDVLLLVLGTGVGGSVVMNGKVHHGKHLFGGEFGFMLMDDEHSFSTLGTTIRMAERYNKRTGETLDAIEIFEKAFNGDEIANEEKEIFLYNVAKGIFNLTYSFDPELVIIGGGVSQAEWLIPELQKQLQKIMEIIEVATFMPEIVTCEFRNSANLIGAAVDFSQTYANKTDK from the coding sequence ATGTCATTATTAACAATAGATATTGGTGGAACAAGCATTAAATATGCAAGATTTGCTGACGGAAAATTAGGAGAAGAAGGTGCTTTCGGAACTCCTGATAATCTGGATCAATTTTATCAATCATTGGCAGCAGTCGTTGAACAATTTAAGGAAAATTCTGATGTTTGTGGTGTCGCTATTAGTTCTCCAGGAGCAGTAAATAAAGCGACTGGTGTCATTGAAGGAGCAAGTGCTCTCCCTTATATTCATGATTTTGATATTCATGCTGAACTAGAAAAACGATTTGGTTTACCTGTTTCTATCGAAAATGATGCCAATTGTGCAGCGCTTGCCGAAGTGAAATTTGGTGCGGCAAAAGGTTTGTCAGATGTTTTGCTTCTTGTGCTTGGAACAGGTGTTGGCGGTTCTGTAGTTATGAATGGGAAAGTTCATCATGGGAAACATCTTTTTGGTGGTGAATTTGGCTTTATGCTCATGGATGATGAACATTCTTTTTCAACATTAGGAACAACGATTAGAATGGCTGAGCGCTATAATAAACGCACAGGTGAAACTCTTGATGCCATCGAAATTTTTGAAAAAGCCTTTAATGGTGATGAAATAGCTAATGAAGAAAAAGAAATTTTTCTATACAATGTCGCAAAAGGGATTTTTAATCTGACTTATTCTTTTGATCCAGAATTAGTGATTATTGGCGGAGGGGTTTCCCAAGCTGAATGGTTAATTCCAGAACTACAAAAACAACTTCAAAAAATCATGGAAATTATTGAAGTAGCGACTTTTATGCCAGAAATTGTAACTTGTGAATTCAGAAATTCTGCCAACTTAATTGGTGCAGCGGTAGATTTTTCACAAACTTACGCAAATAAGACTGACAAATAG
- a CDS encoding magnesium transporter CorA family protein: MSENLTREWINFSDQKLFDKSYLSKTYHIPEEFLSYATDKDESARIEIDDETKSLLIIFDMPFEDQTDVAYYSSGPMSFIVAKEVIITNVADKKMATILKNSKLLHQLNPKHKTSFVLHFMLAIAKIYVDKIRILNRKRILIEQTLGKAPKNEDLINLMKIERSLIYFIMSLKSNSLVISKIKSGKYLKLYDDEKELLDDLMIEVDQAFDMSNISNRILNEMTDSYDSIINNNTNSVMKFLTSYSIILTIPTIIFSFYGMNVPLPLTNLPKISWEIICLLALFLSVLLTLFFVKKDYFSKR, encoded by the coding sequence ATGTCTGAAAATTTAACAAGAGAATGGATTAATTTCTCAGACCAAAAACTGTTTGATAAAAGTTATCTCTCAAAAACATATCACATTCCGGAAGAGTTCTTATCTTATGCAACAGATAAGGACGAGAGTGCTCGAATAGAGATTGACGATGAAACTAAAAGTCTACTCATTATTTTTGATATGCCATTTGAAGATCAAACAGATGTGGCTTATTATTCATCGGGACCTATGAGTTTTATTGTAGCAAAAGAGGTCATCATCACAAATGTAGCGGATAAAAAGATGGCAACAATCTTGAAAAATTCAAAACTGCTTCATCAGTTAAATCCAAAACATAAGACTTCTTTTGTCCTTCATTTCATGCTAGCTATTGCCAAAATTTATGTCGATAAAATTAGAATTCTCAATCGTAAAAGAATATTAATTGAACAAACTTTGGGTAAGGCACCGAAAAATGAAGACTTGATTAATTTGATGAAAATTGAGCGAAGTTTAATTTATTTCATTATGTCCTTGAAATCAAATTCTTTAGTCATTTCTAAAATTAAAAGTGGTAAATATTTAAAACTTTATGATGATGAAAAGGAACTTCTTGATGATTTAATGATTGAAGTTGACCAAGCTTTTGATATGTCTAATATTTCAAATAGGATTTTGAATGAGATGACTGATTCTTATGATTCAATCATTAATAATAATACAAATAGTGTCATGAAATTTTTGACCTCTTATTCAATTATTCTGACTATTCCTACCATCATTTTTAGTTTTTATGGTATGAATGTTCCTCTGCCCTTGACTAATCTCCCAAAAATATCTTGGGAAATCATTTGTTTACTAGCCCTTTTCTTGTCAGTTTTACTGACTCTCTTCTTCGTCAAAAAAGATTATTTTTCTAAACGATAG
- the guaA gene encoding glutamine-hydrolyzing GMP synthase, protein MSDTTLEKIIVLDYGSQYNQLIARRIREIGVFSELMSHKVTAKEIREINPIGIILSGGPNSVYDEGSFDIDPEIFELGLPVLGICYGMQLMSYKLGGMVEAAGEREYGVAPLQLTEKSALFAGTPEVQDVLMSHGDRVTAIPEGFHVVGTSPNSPFAAVENTERNLYGIQFHPEVRHSVHGTEMLRNFALNICGAKGNWSMENFIDMQIKDIREKVGDKKVLLGLSGGVDSSVVGVLLQRAIGDQLTSIFVDHGFLRKGEADQVMETLGGKFGLNIIKVDAQKRFMDKLVGLSDPETKRKIIGNEFVYVFDDEANKLEGVDFLAQGTLYTDVIESGTDTAQTIKSHHNVGGLPEDMQFQLIEPLNTLFKDEVRALGTQLGMPDEIVWRQPFPGPGLAIRVLGDLTEEKLETVRESDAILREEIAAAGLERDVWQYFTVNTDVKSVGVMGDQRTYDYTLAIRAITSIDGMTADFAQLPWDLLQKISKRIVNEVDHVNRIVYDITSKPPATVEWQ, encoded by the coding sequence TTGTCCGACACTACACTTGAAAAAATCATTGTACTCGACTATGGTTCACAATACAATCAACTTATTGCGCGTCGTATCCGAGAAATCGGTGTTTTCTCAGAACTCATGAGTCACAAAGTTACAGCCAAAGAAATTCGTGAGATTAATCCAATCGGTATTATTCTTTCAGGCGGTCCAAATTCAGTTTATGATGAAGGGTCATTCGATATTGATCCTGAAATCTTTGAACTTGGTTTGCCAGTTCTTGGTATTTGCTACGGAATGCAATTGATGAGCTACAAGCTTGGCGGTATGGTAGAAGCAGCAGGCGAACGCGAATACGGTGTTGCCCCACTTCAACTTACTGAAAAATCAGCATTGTTTGCAGGAACTCCCGAAGTTCAAGATGTTTTGATGAGCCACGGTGACCGTGTAACAGCTATTCCTGAAGGTTTCCACGTTGTCGGAACTTCACCAAACAGTCCATTTGCTGCTGTTGAAAATACAGAACGCAACTTGTACGGTATCCAATTCCACCCAGAAGTTCGTCATTCAGTTCACGGGACAGAAATGCTCAGAAACTTTGCGCTTAACATTTGTGGAGCAAAAGGGAACTGGTCAATGGAAAACTTCATTGATATGCAAATCAAAGATATTCGTGAAAAAGTTGGCGATAAAAAAGTTCTTCTTGGCCTTTCAGGTGGTGTTGATTCATCAGTTGTAGGTGTACTTTTACAACGTGCCATCGGTGACCAATTGACATCAATCTTTGTTGACCACGGTTTCCTTCGTAAAGGCGAAGCTGACCAAGTCATGGAGACATTGGGCGGAAAATTCGGTCTTAATATCATTAAAGTAGATGCTCAAAAACGTTTCATGGACAAACTTGTTGGCCTTTCAGACCCAGAAACAAAACGTAAAATTATCGGTAACGAATTTGTTTATGTTTTTGATGATGAAGCAAACAAATTAGAAGGTGTTGACTTCCTTGCCCAAGGAACACTCTACACCGACGTCATTGAATCAGGAACAGATACAGCTCAAACAATCAAATCACACCATAACGTTGGTGGACTTCCTGAAGATATGCAATTCCAATTGATTGAACCATTGAACACACTCTTTAAAGATGAAGTTCGTGCGCTTGGAACACAACTTGGAATGCCTGATGAAATCGTTTGGCGTCAACCTTTCCCTGGACCAGGACTTGCCATTCGTGTCCTTGGTGATTTAACAGAAGAAAAACTAGAAACTGTTCGTGAATCAGATGCAATTCTTCGTGAAGAAATTGCTGCTGCAGGCCTTGAACGTGATGTTTGGCAATATTTCACAGTAAATACAGACGTGAAATCAGTCGGTGTCATGGGAGACCAACGAACATATGACTATACACTAGCTATTCGTGCCATCACTTCAATCGATGGAATGACAGCTGACTTTGCCCAACTTCCTTGGGATCTTCTCCAAAAAATCTCAAAACGTATCGTTAATGAAGTGGACCACGTCAACCGTATCGTCTACGATATTACGAGCAAACCACCAGCAACTGTTGAGTGGCAATAG
- a CDS encoding MATE family efflux transporter yields the protein MSKKSNSYYLKEAPIRKAIAHLSIPMMIGISATTIYNLINAYFIGLVHDTNMMSTITLGLTITIVFMAIGNLFGVGGGTFITRLLGSGDKEKGKKIAGYSFYMSLIIGLLIGLVSLFFLSPIAHILGADAATLIYTKEYAGVLLGGGFSMILNYGLEQLVRAEGASKESMYGMFVGVATSIVLDALFILVLNLHVIGAGLSMVIANLASTAYYVWFLENKSESLKGFLKHFKISLKDQFEIYKIGIAEVFKSVFMIVTTLLLNHFSVQYGDNVLASFGIALRITQLPEFLTMGLFLGAIPLFAYSFASNNTQRLKEALKELTLWIGGISILFALIVYLFRVPVMQLFTDDSAVIKVGLIVLAAQLVSSVFNGFSGLFTGIFEASDLGAQTGVMSTIQGILYIPIVIILHHFYGLTGLIWSMTLTEGIAFVAGLIMLIPYLLKLNNGKLMENQPELAVAE from the coding sequence ATGAGTAAAAAATCCAACTCTTATTATCTTAAGGAAGCGCCCATCAGAAAAGCAATTGCTCACTTATCAATCCCCATGATGATTGGCATTTCCGCAACAACAATCTATAACTTAATCAATGCCTACTTTATCGGCCTTGTCCATGACACAAATATGATGTCAACAATCACTCTAGGTTTAACAATAACCATTGTTTTTATGGCCATCGGAAACCTTTTTGGTGTCGGAGGCGGAACCTTTATTACTCGTCTGCTAGGTTCTGGCGATAAAGAAAAAGGAAAGAAAATCGCTGGTTATTCTTTTTATATGAGTTTAATCATTGGTTTGCTTATTGGGCTTGTTTCGCTTTTCTTTTTAAGTCCAATCGCTCATATTTTAGGAGCAGACGCCGCAACTCTTATTTATACTAAAGAATATGCTGGAGTTTTATTAGGTGGTGGTTTTAGTATGATTTTAAACTATGGACTGGAACAATTAGTTCGTGCAGAAGGTGCCTCAAAAGAATCAATGTATGGCATGTTCGTTGGGGTTGCGACTAGTATTGTCTTAGATGCCCTCTTTATCCTAGTTTTAAATCTTCATGTCATTGGGGCTGGACTTTCAATGGTGATTGCAAATCTAGCTTCTACAGCTTATTATGTCTGGTTTTTAGAAAATAAAAGTGAATCGCTTAAAGGATTTTTAAAACATTTTAAAATCAGTTTAAAAGACCAATTTGAAATCTATAAAATTGGGATTGCAGAAGTTTTCAAATCAGTATTTATGATTGTCACAACACTTTTGTTAAATCACTTTTCTGTTCAATATGGTGATAATGTTCTTGCTAGCTTTGGGATTGCCCTTAGAATCACTCAACTGCCTGAATTTTTGACTATGGGACTCTTTTTAGGGGCCATTCCACTCTTTGCCTATAGTTTTGCTTCAAACAATACTCAACGATTAAAAGAAGCACTTAAAGAGTTAACTCTTTGGATTGGCGGAATTTCTATTCTCTTTGCTTTAATTGTCTATCTTTTTAGAGTTCCTGTCATGCAACTCTTTACTGATGATAGTGCAGTAATCAAAGTGGGCTTAATCGTACTAGCCGCACAACTGGTTTCATCTGTCTTCAATGGTTTTTCGGGATTATTTACTGGAATTTTTGAAGCTTCTGATCTAGGTGCACAAACTGGGGTAATGTCTACTATCCAAGGGATTCTTTATATCCCAATCGTCATTATCTTACATCATTTTTACGGATTAACTGGCCTCATCTGGTCAATGACCCTAACAGAAGGAATTGCCTTTGTAGCAGGGCTCATCATGCTTATCCCTTATTTATTAAAATTAAACAATGGTAAACTTATGGAAAATCAACCTGAATTAGCCGTTGCTGAATAA
- the scrK gene encoding fructokinase ScrK: MTNHYGSIEAGGTKFVLAIGDEQFNILKTNQIPTTSPEETITRTIEFFKENPVKSLAVGSFGPIDIKPESATYGYITTTPKAGWANVDLLGKLKAALDIPMVFTTDVNSSAYGEMIVTGGKSLVYFTIGTGIGGGAVQDGKFIGGFSHAEMGHQYVKRHPDDLNFAGVCPFHGDCLEGVAAGPSLEARLGIRGEDIPADSKVWDIQAFYIAQIAVNTTLALAPEKIVFGGGVMTQTHMIERVRKEFTKLMAGYVHVPYLLTDYIMTPSVANNGSATIGNFALAKDLDEKNY, encoded by the coding sequence ATGACAAATCATTATGGCTCAATCGAAGCAGGCGGAACAAAATTTGTACTTGCGATTGGTGATGAGCAGTTTAACATTTTAAAAACAAATCAAATTCCAACGACTAGTCCCGAAGAAACAATTACTAGAACCATTGAATTTTTTAAAGAAAATCCTGTTAAATCATTGGCAGTTGGTTCTTTTGGGCCTATTGACATCAAGCCTGAAAGTGCAACTTATGGCTATATAACAACCACGCCAAAAGCTGGTTGGGCAAATGTTGATTTATTAGGAAAACTCAAAGCCGCACTTGATATTCCGATGGTTTTCACTACCGATGTCAATAGCTCGGCTTACGGTGAGATGATTGTGACTGGCGGAAAATCATTGGTTTACTTCACAATTGGAACAGGAATTGGTGGAGGAGCCGTACAAGATGGGAAATTTATTGGAGGATTTTCTCATGCAGAAATGGGTCATCAATATGTGAAGCGTCATCCAGACGATCTTAATTTTGCAGGCGTTTGTCCATTTCATGGTGATTGTCTAGAAGGAGTGGCAGCCGGTCCTTCCCTTGAAGCCCGCTTAGGAATTCGTGGAGAAGATATTCCAGCTGACAGCAAGGTTTGGGATATTCAAGCATTTTACATTGCACAAATCGCCGTTAATACAACCTTAGCACTTGCACCTGAGAAAATTGTTTTTGGTGGTGGCGTTATGACCCAAACGCACATGATTGAGCGCGTGCGCAAGGAATTCACAAAATTAATGGCAGGTTATGTCCACGTTCCCTATTTACTGACAGATTATATTATGACTCCGTCAGTCGCAAATAATGGTTCAGCAACGATTGGAAATTTTGCTTTGGCAAAAGATTTAGATGAAAAAAATTACTGA
- a CDS encoding glycoside hydrolase family 1 protein, whose translation MELKFQENFLWGAATSGPQTEGRFKKQHDNVFDYDFDHYQERFWGGIGPDTASNFFNDFREDIKLMKAAGLKSIRTSIQWSRLIDDLEKNTVNEKAVDFYNAVINEFIAQGIRPMINLNHFDLPVELLKTYRGWESRHVVDLYAGFAAKCFAEFSDRVSDWFTFNEPMVVVECAYLLGFHYPDIVDGKKAVQVAYHLQLASSLAIEQYRKINKNPEGRIGIILNLTPSYPATEKIEDLKAAEMADLWQNRLFLDASIKGEFPEELVSLLQEENVLWQSEAEDLKRIKENKVDLLGVNYYHPSRVQEPEYSSDSLAQDWRPDKYYASFNKRGVRMNADRGWEIHPQTIYEIAKRIQEDYGNIPWFISENGMGVENEERFKNADGQIQDDYRIIFTTEHLFWLHKAIQEGSNCFGYHVWTPIDCWSWRNSYKNRYGLISLNIHTQVKTLKKSAYWYKNLTDTSLLQVPDSILEKYNQ comes from the coding sequence ATGGAATTAAAATTCCAAGAAAATTTTTTGTGGGGAGCAGCAACGAGTGGCCCACAAACTGAAGGACGTTTTAAAAAGCAGCATGACAATGTTTTTGATTATGATTTTGACCATTATCAAGAACGTTTTTGGGGCGGAATTGGACCTGATACAGCCAGTAATTTTTTCAATGACTTTCGAGAAGACATAAAATTAATGAAAGCTGCTGGTCTAAAATCAATAAGGACAAGTATTCAATGGTCGCGTTTGATAGATGATTTAGAAAAGAATACGGTAAATGAAAAAGCGGTTGATTTCTATAACGCTGTAATTAATGAATTTATAGCGCAAGGGATTCGTCCGATGATTAATTTAAATCATTTCGATTTACCAGTTGAACTTTTAAAAACATATAGAGGCTGGGAAAGTCGTCATGTTGTTGATTTATATGCAGGTTTTGCAGCAAAATGTTTTGCTGAATTCAGCGACCGAGTGAGTGATTGGTTTACTTTTAATGAGCCAATGGTTGTCGTTGAGTGTGCTTATCTATTAGGTTTCCATTATCCTGATATTGTTGATGGAAAAAAAGCTGTTCAAGTGGCTTATCATTTGCAACTCGCCTCATCTCTTGCGATTGAACAATACCGAAAAATTAATAAAAATCCTGAAGGACGAATTGGAATCATTTTAAATTTAACTCCGTCCTATCCAGCAACTGAAAAAATAGAAGATTTAAAAGCAGCAGAAATGGCAGACCTTTGGCAAAATCGCCTCTTTTTAGATGCATCAATAAAGGGAGAATTTCCAGAAGAATTAGTCAGCCTTTTACAAGAAGAAAATGTCTTGTGGCAGTCGGAAGCAGAAGATTTGAAACGGATTAAGGAAAACAAAGTGGACCTTTTGGGAGTAAATTACTACCATCCGAGTCGAGTACAAGAACCTGAATATTCTAGTGATAGTTTGGCTCAAGATTGGCGTCCCGACAAATATTACGCATCGTTCAATAAACGTGGGGTGCGGATGAATGCTGACAGAGGTTGGGAGATACATCCACAAACCATTTACGAAATTGCCAAGCGAATTCAAGAAGATTATGGAAATATTCCTTGGTTTATTTCTGAAAATGGGATGGGCGTAGAAAATGAAGAACGTTTCAAAAATGCTGATGGACAAATCCAAGATGATTATCGAATTATTTTTACAACAGAACATCTTTTTTGGCTCCATAAAGCGATTCAAGAAGGCTCCAATTGTTTTGGTTACCATGTTTGGACACCAATTGATTGTTGGAGTTGGCGTAATTCATACAAAAATCGTTATGGTTTGATTAGTTTGAATATCCATACTCAAGTGAAAACTTTAAAAAAATCAGCTTATTGGTATAAAAATTTAACAGACACATCACTTTTACAAGTTCCAGATTCGATTTTAGAAAAATACAATCAATGA
- a CDS encoding MFS transporter yields MFNGGTGGLIGSWLLYFLTSFGGVNPGLAALLISARLVIDMFWAPAVAVISDNFYHFALGRKYGRRRFFLIFAIPTSVAFAAMWIPMAGGLSWLYYLVSFILFDFCLDLVLIPWEAIPAEITSTYTQRNKMGSIRMWASGLAQPLIAFVPTLFMKLLPAEHGMQTSAWALFATACVWGVIGIIFTLFVYFSSWDPILISKEKTELMLRHLDEERKRAKTPARLFLENIANLLLTLRIKTFRKHLVLYFSTFGIIDSFTAIFVIFATISFLPTLTLDPAQAALILATPLLIMTIAYTPFGAWLFNHPKIGPRLLYLIGFGIGILSCITYGIVYFTRGSLSEAQITGLIIFTTCVFTVGRNIIGGLPWVVFPLIPDIDMIIHKEQRAGVFAGAMTFVRKFTNIVFNVVIGAVMGAAGYNQHVSNVADKMSNYVQVHHVTTRQAFHHLVTSSTLEHQIQSAGFGIAMLMTFLVGGLMLIALWNAFTFKLNSKTHAILVEEISRLQKADSIGGEVAVKNAKESADLKTKQTIEALSGLNYDKFVWTGK; encoded by the coding sequence ATGTTTAATGGAGGAACTGGTGGCCTTATTGGTTCGTGGCTCTTATATTTTCTGACCTCTTTTGGTGGGGTTAATCCTGGATTAGCTGCACTTTTAATTTCAGCTCGACTCGTTATAGATATGTTCTGGGCTCCTGCCGTTGCTGTTATTTCAGATAATTTTTATCACTTTGCACTCGGCCGAAAATATGGGCGTAGACGCTTCTTTTTAATTTTTGCAATTCCAACATCGGTTGCTTTTGCAGCGATGTGGATTCCAATGGCAGGTGGCCTTTCTTGGCTTTATTATCTTGTGTCATTTATACTTTTTGATTTTTGTTTGGATTTAGTTCTCATTCCTTGGGAAGCTATCCCTGCAGAAATTACCTCTACCTATACACAACGTAATAAAATGGGGTCAATCAGAATGTGGGCTTCAGGTTTAGCCCAACCCTTAATAGCTTTTGTCCCGACTCTCTTTATGAAACTTTTACCTGCTGAACATGGAATGCAAACTTCCGCCTGGGCCTTATTTGCAACAGCTTGTGTTTGGGGTGTGATTGGAATTATATTTACACTCTTTGTTTACTTTTCTTCTTGGGACCCTATTCTGATTTCTAAAGAAAAGACAGAACTTATGTTGCGGCATTTAGATGAAGAAAGAAAACGAGCTAAAACTCCTGCTAGGTTATTCTTGGAAAATATTGCTAATTTACTTTTAACCTTAAGGATTAAAACTTTTCGTAAACATCTAGTTCTTTATTTCTCTACTTTTGGGATTATTGATTCTTTTACAGCTATTTTTGTTATCTTTGCGACGATTTCGTTTTTGCCAACTCTAACACTTGATCCAGCGCAAGCAGCTCTTATTTTAGCGACACCCTTATTGATTATGACAATTGCATATACACCATTTGGAGCATGGCTTTTTAATCACCCCAAAATTGGACCACGCCTGCTTTACCTAATTGGTTTTGGCATTGGTATTTTATCATGTATCACTTATGGTATTGTTTATTTCACAAGAGGAAGTTTATCAGAAGCTCAGATTACGGGACTCATCATTTTTACAACTTGTGTTTTCACTGTGGGTCGTAACATCATTGGGGGCCTTCCTTGGGTCGTCTTTCCTTTAATTCCTGATATTGATATGATCATTCATAAAGAACAGCGGGCAGGAGTTTTTGCTGGAGCTATGACTTTTGTACGTAAATTCACTAATATTGTCTTTAATGTTGTCATTGGAGCGGTTATGGGAGCTGCTGGTTATAACCAACATGTTTCTAATGTGGCAGATAAAATGTCAAATTATGTACAAGTGCACCATGTGACGACCAGACAAGCTTTTCACCATTTGGTAACAAGTTCTACATTAGAACATCAGATTCAAAGTGCAGGCTTTGGAATTGCTATGCTGATGACGTTTTTAGTTGGAGGCTTGATGCTGATTGCTTTATGGAATGCTTTTACTTTTAAACTTAATTCAAAAACACATGCTATTTTGGTTGAAGAAATTTCACGTCTACAAAAGGCTGATTCGATTGGGGGAGAAGTGGCAGTAAAAAATGCTAAAGAGTCAGCTGACCTCAAAACAAAACAAACAATTGAAGCTTTATCAGGCTTAAATTATGATAAATTCGTCTGGACTGGAAAATAA